In one window of Gossypium arboreum isolate Shixiya-1 chromosome 4, ASM2569848v2, whole genome shotgun sequence DNA:
- the LOC128291589 gene encoding uncharacterized protein LOC128291589, whose protein sequence is MKKPQFTFIPVTYRELYKSLFDAHVESLFYLKPLQPLYPKWYDASAQCEYHAGIASHSIENCTSFKRVVERLINMGVVKFDDALGVGNPLSNHTDKRVNAIVENMGRRIKLDVAEVRTSMREVLKKIVEKGLIMQDFESKSREAGNYCEFHGEEDHEIEKCNEFRALVQALMDNKELEFFEFTEKEDVCTSEEGLIEKVSEVNHPMVIISRPKINEVGAKITPRVVIQRPAAFPYKDNKRVPWNYNRNVTYPREESLVSTPSTKVEPGKEKSVMIEQGKERTKPLVNEPVTEDEVKEFLKFLKHSEYSVVEQLHKQLACTSVLALLQNSEVHRNALMKVLNETYLNKLDHLVSNISADNFISFSDDEIPPGGMGSTKALHITTRCKGYTLLRVLIDNGSALNVLPLSTLNRLPIDNSHMKTCQNTVRAFDGTEKKVMGRIEVPLLIGPNTYEVDFLVMDITPSYNCLLGRPLIHSAGVVSSLLHQNLKLVTKGRLITINAEEDIIASVTSSVPYIENDNEAIECSFQSLEFVNATFIIEGGRVSMPRISEATRMSLQLTVGKGSLPGKGLGKYLHGRVEVPVLADKQDRFSLGYRPDAN, encoded by the exons ATGAAAAAGCCCCAGTTTACTTTCATTCCAGTAACGTATCGGGAGCTGTACAAAAGTTTGTTTGATGCACACGTCGAATCTCTTTTCTACTTAAAACCACTGCAACCCCTATACCCCAAGTGGTATGATGCAAGTGCTCAATGTGAATATCATGCTGGAATCGCGAGTCACTCGATAGAGAACTGCACCTCTTTTAAGAGGGTAGTCGAAAGGCTCATCAACATGGGTGTTGTGAAATTCGATGATGCTCTTGGTGTAGGAAATCCGTTATCCAATCATACTGATAAAAGGGTAAACGCAATAGTCGAGAATATGGGGAGGAGAATTAAATTAGATGTGGCAGAAGTGAGAACCTCGATGAGGGAGGTTTTGAAGAAAATAGTAGAGAAAGGTCTAATCATGCAAGACTTTGAGAGCAAATCCCGAGAAGCAGGGAACTATTGTGAGTTCCATGGAGAGGAGGACCATGAGATAGAAAAATGTAATGAATTTAGGGCCCTGGTACAGGCTCTAATGGACAACAAAGAGCTGGAGTTCTTTGAGTTTACTGAGAAGGAAGACGTATGCACCTCAGAGGAGGGGTTGATAGAGAAGGTTTCTGAGGTCAATCACCCAATGGTGATCATTTCGCGACCGAAAATTAATGAAGTTGGAGCAAAAATTACACCGAGAGTTGTAATCCAGAGACCCGCGGCTTTTCCGTATAAGGATAACAAAAGGGTGCCTTGGAATTACAATCGTAATGTGACATATCCAAGGGAGGAGAGTCTGGTCAGCACGCCAAGTACAAAGGTCGAGCCTGGAAAAGAGAAGTCCGTGATGATTGAACAAGGGAAAGAGAGGACAAAACCACTAGTTAATGAACCAGTAACTGAAGATGAAGTTAAAGAATTTTTGAAGTTCCTAAAACACAGTGAGTATAGTGTTGTGGAACAGTTGCACAAGCAGCTGGCATGCACATCGGTACTAGCTCTGCTCCAAAACTCGGAGGTTCACCGAAATGCGTTGATGAAGGTGTTGAACGAGAcctatt TGAACAAGCTAGACCACCTTGTCAGTAACATAAGTGCAGATAACTTCATCTCCTTCAGTGACGATGAAATACCACCAGGGGGCATGGGATCCACCAAGgctttgcacatcaccactcgCTGCAAAGGGTATACACTGCTGCGGGTATTAATTGATAATGGGTCAGCGCTGAATGTTTTGCCCTTGTCCACATTAAATAGGTTACCAATAGACAACtctcatatgaagacatgccagaACACAGTAAGGGCATTTGATGGCACTGAGAAGAAAGTGATGGGAAGGATTGAGGTACCTCTGCTGATCGGACCAAACACATACGAGGTAGATTTCCTTGTGATGGATATTACGCCTTCTTATAATTGCTTGTTGGGGAGGCCTTTGATTCACTCGGCAGGGGTAGTATCGTCATTGTTGCACCAAAATTTAAAGTTGGTGACGAAGGGCCGCTTGATAACGATAAATGCTGAGGAAGACATTATTGCATCCGTTACTAGTAGTGTACCGTATATAGAAAATGATAATGAAGCAATTGAGTGTTCCTTTCAGTCATTAGAGTTTGTAAATGCAACTTTCATCATTGAAGGGGGCAGGGTCTCAATGCCAAGAATATCTGAGGCTACGAGGATGAGCTTGCAATTAACAGTGGGAAAGGGATCATTGCCTGGAAAAGGACTTGGAAAGTATCTTCATGGACGAGTTGAGGTGCCAGTTTTGGCTGATAAACAAGATCGCTTTAGCTTAGGGTATAGGCCAGATGCAAATTAG